tataataataataataataataataataataataataataataataataataatgtgtaatgttaattttcattatcaaattaataagtataattatcattacattttatacaaagttgaaaatttatgtttttaaattcgagattttattgagtaattgatatgaattattttatttattttaaaatatattttgtatttatttgtatttttaattctatttaatatttatacttatttatttaaacatgtaGTTTATTTTTATGTTCGTTGTGTATCGCACGAATGGCATATTAATTCTCAATAAAAGTGAGTTTCTTATTCTACTCACACgtacttaattaattttttagacCCGTGTCACCTTCAAGTGATACTCATTTCGTAGACGAAAGAAGTATCAAATACTCCATGATTTTGTCATCTAAACATGGGCCATAATTCTATATGGGCTCCAATTTTGTCATCCCAAGAGGTCCATAGAGTTTTCCCTAGGGATGTCAATTGGGCCAGTCCACCGGGTtctcgggctagccctatcgggtttcgggctaatcgggctgtaGATTTTTTCAGGTTGTAAATCTCCAACCCTAATCCTAAACATTTGGGTTTTGAGCTAGCCCATCGAGCTAACCAAGTTataggcgtaaaaataaaattatcatttgtattttattattcttaatgatctaatgtataatgtataaaatatacatagatattaaagatataaattatatatataaagaggcGCAACCGCGTGGTTGCCCGGTGGGAGTGGATGCGCTGGAGGGGATGAAGGCGCGGCGGCGTGGCTGGAGGTGGTAGATCGGTCGGCGGTAGAGGAAGAATGGCTGAAGTGAGGGTGGAGGCGCGCTAGTGACTAGTGAGGCTGAAAAAATTTCGGTTTCAAGCCAAACCTTAAAGGCTTAAACTctaaagtattttaaaattcaattaaaaaaaaaacagtagCCCAACGGGCTGACCTGCTTCAACCCGCCAGCTCGAACAGGCTAGCCCGATTAGCCCAATTTATAATCgcgttgcgatttttcaaccctaacctcTAATTTTATCGGGTTACTCGGGGTCGGCCCACGAATTTCGGGCTGAATTGACATCTCTAGTTTTCCCATCACTCTTTGCGCAAATCGCGTGTCCTGTGGTtgtaatttttatgtaaatctaaaaataattaaaagcttgtttttgttgcataataaatttgtattatttcattttattttttataatgtttgaaattaaaatgtagctagttttaattatattttttgttatcgCCTTATCGATACTTTATTTTGCTATGTTCTTTCTGTCCCATTTATAACATTTTAAAGAATAAAGTatacaaattaagaaaatataaataaattaaagggtAAATAGCATCAAAATTCACGAATTTTTATCtgattctcatttttttccacaacttttaaattttagattCAAATACACAATATTTTGATTGATTATGATTTTCTCCCCGAATATTAATTTCGTCCAATTTAAAGCCTAGGTGGCACCCAAAATTGCCAACATGGCAACGCCATTCGACGAAGCAAACAACGTCGTTTCCAGCAAACATAAAAACGTTGTCATTTGTGACAAAAAAATGTTAGAAATTGACTGTAACtcaaaaattagggttcttcATTCATTAGAGTAAAAATGGTAAGGTTATTCTTATGATTGCTAGGGTTCTTCTTGCACTGACATGGTTATTCTTGCGATTTTTGGTTTGCCATGGCTCAACGCTCGCGCTTATCTTTAAAATATAGAAACTTTGTGGCAATGGCAATTCCGGGTGCTACCCAACCTTTAAATTGAGCGAAAATAATAtttgtgggaaaaaccaaaatcaATAAAAGAGTTGTATGTTTTTTTATCTAAAATGTAGAAGTTatgggaaaaacgagaatcatGTAAAAGTTTATgaattttgacgctatttgtCCCAAATTAAATAAGGGGAGAGATATAGAAATAGtggaaaaataaatgaagataaaataaataatgaaagaTATAAAGAGTAGATAAAaactaatttatttatattttaaaaatgagaCATTATATATAATAGGACAATCTAAAAAGTAAATTAGAACATTATTAAGGAGGtagggagtaataaatttttttaaatggttaTTTTGTGTAAGATTTTGTAATAAATTGCAAATACTacatttattgaaaaaaataaaatgtaaatacatatatttaattttccactaaaccctaaaccctaatatCTATAATCCAAATCCATTAcatatctctctttctccatcGTGTATCTGCAACAAAAATGGCATCCAGATGCAGCAGAATTTTCCAGCGATCTTCTGTTTCTGCCCTAAAATCGGCCATTTCGAAGCCAGCTTCTTCTTCTCTTAACAGATCAGCCACCACTCCATCCAAGAGACCCTCTCTATTTTCAAGTCCAGTCGCCTCTCCCCTTCACCGGTTCTCTCTCTCAAGGTTAACCCTAGATTCTCATACCGCTTTACTTTTTTCCTAAATGTGTTTTGTTCAGTTTTGGTTTGCAATAATGTCGAAATGATTGCGGCGGTGATAGGGCGCCGGCGGAGTTGGGAGGTGTGGCGTCGTTGCTGCCACTGCACAGTGCGGTGGCTACAGCGAGGATGACATCGTGCCTGAGCTCATCGTCTAGGAGTTGTCGGGCTCTTTCTCAGGGTACACTCTGCTGCACTTCTCCAGATCTCTAGTATGTTTCTGTTTTGGTTGCTATTTTGTTTTTTGCTTTCTTATTATGAACATTTTCTCTagttaataaaaattttggatGCTCATGCTTCTTTGTGTGGTCTATTGTCAT
The sequence above is drawn from the Salvia miltiorrhiza cultivar Shanhuang (shh) unplaced genomic scaffold, IMPLAD_Smil_shh original_scaffold_386, whole genome shotgun sequence genome and encodes:
- the LOC131004369 gene encoding protein NONRESPONDING TO OXYLIPINS 2, mitochondrial isoform X3, giving the protein MASRCSRIFQRSSVSALKSAISKPASSSLNRSATTPSKRPSLFSSPVASPLHRFSLSRAPAELGGVASLLPLHSAVATARMTSCLSSSSRSCRALSQDETDGT
- the LOC131004369 gene encoding protein NONRESPONDING TO OXYLIPINS 2, mitochondrial isoform X1; this translates as MASRCSRIFQRSSVSALKSAISKPASSSLNRSATTPSKRPSLFSSPVASPLHRFSLSRAPAELGGVASLLPLHSAVATARMTSCLSSSSRSCRALSQGTLCCTSPDL
- the LOC131004369 gene encoding protein NONRESPONDING TO OXYLIPINS 2, mitochondrial isoform X2 gives rise to the protein MASRCSRIFQRSSVSALKSAISKPASSSLNRSATTPSKRPSLFSSPVASPLHRFSLSRAPAELGGVASLLPLHSAVATARMTSCLSSSSRSCRALSQELGLSVPR
- the LOC131004369 gene encoding protein NONRESPONDING TO OXYLIPINS 2, mitochondrial isoform X4, encoding MASRCSRIFQRSSVSALKSAISKPASSSLNRSATTPSKRPSLFSSPVASPLHRFSLSRAPAELGGVASLLPLHSAVATARMTSCLSSSSRSCRALSQGT